The Bombus terrestris chromosome 16, iyBomTerr1.2, whole genome shotgun sequence genome includes a region encoding these proteins:
- the LOC100645542 gene encoding vacuolar protein sorting-associated protein 37A isoform X1: protein MISRIFRGENENAAVKRKRQIDTLKIFNDNVVELREDVEYQVQFNAGERRMAIMVSLSPEFPLEKPVLRVSPPIKHPWCNEHNEITSAPGLLNFTVHSDLGRVVQAIIREFSKNPPQLLEEISPGSVKSHRGTYIFILHMMRAKNQNFCYYYFIIRITDSQGRNSPSYSLQQYPEITLASYNSYYNTQYPQYSSTNANTCIYNYNHTNSGTVYVTENHTKFGSPSQHSAYVATSRSGSLHNTDATRYNSSQHGTYLNSHYVNANYHQQSLPNQAQIKLRQSIAFPELNNLSNEELRWLNEDDDRLDEFLDKHSDLKDINMAIDDAIDWVQKTAEANVAKEPELRELQSDVANKVQTVTALKARYDQLIQRYNKLSEAFTPDHIKECLRKAADESHEESEQIAEDFLNRKIDVERFLSTYIECRKLGQARRTKEEKLAHQLNELKRAGY, encoded by the exons ATGATATCGCGAATATTCCGTGGCGAAAATGAGAATGCCGCAGTTAAGAGAAAACGGCAAATCGACACcttgaaaatttttaacgaCAA TGTAGTAGAGTTAAGAGAAGATGTGGAATATCAGGTACAATTCAATGCCGGGGAAAGGAGAATGGCTATTATGGTCTCTTTGTCACCGGAGTTTCCGTTGGAAAAACCAGTACTCAGGGTTTCTCCACCCATAAAACACCCTTGGTGTAACGAACACAACGAAATCACCAGTGCACCAGGATTACTTAAT TTTACAGTGCACAGTGATCTTGGTCGTGTCGTTCAAGCTATCATTAGAGAATTTAGTAAAAATCCTCCACAGTTGTTAGAAGAAATCTCTCCTGGATCTGTCAAATCCCACAGAGgtacatacatttttatattacatatgatGAGAgcaaaaaatcaaaatttctgttactattattttattatacgaatCACAGATTCACAAGGAAGAAATTCTCCGTCTTATTCCCTGCAACAGTATCCAGAAATTACACTGGCGTCATACAATTCTTATTATAACACTCAATATCCGCAGTATTCATCTACCAATGCAAATACTTGTATCTATAATTACAATCATACAAATTCGGGTACGGTGTACGTGACGGAGAACCATACAAAATTCGGTTCTCCGTCACAGCATTCAGCATATGTTGCGACTTCGCGAAGTGGTTCGCTTCACAATACAGATGCAACTAGGTACAATTCAAGTCAACATGGAACGTATTTGAATTCGCATTACGTAAACGCGAATTACCATCAGCAATCGTTGCCGAATCAAGCGCAAATTAAGCTGCGGCAGAGCATAGCGTTTCCAGAATTGAATAACTTGAGTAACGAGGAATTGAGATGGTTAAACGAGGATGATGATAGATTAGATGAATTCCTGGATAAACATTCCGACTTAAAAGACATTAACATGGCTATCGACGATGCAATAGATTGGGTCCAAAAAACTGCCG AAGCCAATGTAGCCAAAGAACCCGAGCTTAGAGAATTGCAGTCTGATGTAGCAAATAAAGTACAGACTGTCACTGCACTAAAGGCTAGATATGATCAGCTTATACAACGATACAACAAGTTGTCCGAAGCATTTACTCCAGATCACATAAAAGAGTGTTTAAGGAAAGCTGCAGATGAGAGTCACGAAGAAAGTGAACAAATCGCCGAAGACTTCCTTAATAGGAAAATTGATGTCGAACGTTTCCTCAGCACTTATATCGAGTGTAGGAAGCTGGGTCAAGCGAGAAGAACTAAAGAGGAAAAATTAGCACACCAGCTGAACGAATTGAAACGAGCGGgttattaa
- the LOC100645964 gene encoding immunoglobulin domain-containing protein oig-4 isoform X2: MKIYQLFCLFFFAGLLVNTDAVKGVGDRGGGRRSGGRVYKSRMPILIPHRNPASANYYGNKDGAKIVKASHFELDYMLGRKITFFCMATGVPRPEITWLKDGIELYHHKFFQIIMPRFTVTLFLLIVLLLNSQEILGRRGRGRGKTRSRVQIGLPITGKYRDPESDQYYNNHDGAKIVLASHFDLEYVLGHKIAFLCVARGNPRPHITWFKDGAEIYTHLYLHVHEWQVGPDKVKSKLEIDPATQMDAGVYECTADNMYSIDRRSFKTDFSIAFD, translated from the exons ATGAAGATATATCAACTTTTCTGCCTGTTCTTTTTTGCTGGTTTATTGGTAAACACAGACGCGGTAAAAGGTGTAGGAGATAGAGGAGGCGGCAGACGCAGTGGCGGAAGAGTTTACAAGTCTCGGATGCCTATTCTGATTCCTCACAGAAATCCTGCTAGTGCTAATTACTACGGAAACAAAGAT GGAGCGAAAATAGTGAAAGCCTCACACTTTGAATTGGATTACATGTTGGGTAGGAAGATCACGTTTTTCTGCATGGCCACTGGAGTTCCAAGGCCTGAGATCACCTGGTTGAAAGATGGAATCGAATTGTATCATCATAAATTCTT TCAAATCATCATGCCACGCTTTACGGTGACGTTATTTCTGTTAATCGTACTACTATTAAATAGCCAGGAAATTCTTGGACGAAGAGGACGAGGCAGAGGAAAAACCAGATCGCGAGTCCAAATAGGACTGCCTATCACTGGAAAGTATCGTGATCCAGAAAGTgatcaatattataataatcatGAT GGAGCAAAAATAGTATTGGCATCACACTTTGATTTAGAGTACGTTTTAGGACATAAAATCGCTTTCCTTTGCGTGGCACGTGGAAACCCACGGCCACATATCACATGGTTCAAGGATGGTGCTGAAATCTATACACATCTTTATCTACAT GTACACGAATGGCAAGTTGGACCAGATAAAGTGAAATCGAAACTGGAAATAGATCCTGCAACACAAATGGATGCTGGAGTCTACGAATGTACAGCCGATAATATGTACAGTATCGATCGAAGATCCTTCAAGACTGACTTTTCCATCGCTTTCGATTAA
- the LOC100646079 gene encoding uncharacterized protein LOC100646079, with protein sequence MDVEVLISEVEKHPAVWDVSNNEYKNKLKRNEAWLRVASIVIPNFMQKIETDKKMILQEVISKWRSVRDNYIRSLRKRDRNNKLGTVPKRKIQYIYEEQLEFLKKCRLQEDANSNTEVVRNDLMSTDSRTNITNGFGSIFNNEETNNESRYPRERAKRTNAEGEVVNFSEYKKNTNDDDDDVAFYKSTLPLIKTFNLEQKVQYRMQIMQLIQDVRNSSVQRTLSNSNT encoded by the exons ATGGACGTCGAGGTACTGATATCCGAAGTTGAGAAACATCCCGCTGTATGGGATGTTTCCAATAATGAATacaaaaacaaattaaaaagaaacgaagcgtGGTTGCGTGTGGCGAGTATTGTAATCCCCAACTTTATGCAAAAGATAGAAACTGATAAGAAGATGATTT TGCAGGAGGTAATTTCTAAATGGAGAAGCGTACGCGATAATTATATTCGTTCTTTAAGGAAAAGAGACAGAAATAATAAGTTAGGCACTGTTCCAAAAAGAaagatacaatatatttatgaagaacaattagaatttttgaaaaaatgtcGGCTGCAAGAAGATGCTAATAGTAACACGGAAGTAGTAAGGAATGATTTAATGAGTACAGATTCAAGGACCAACATTACTAATGGATTTGGATCGATTTTTAATAATGAAGAAACGAATAATGAGTCGAGATACCCACGAGAAAGAGCAAAAAGAACTAACGCGGAAGGAGAGGTGGTTAATTTTTCGgaatataagaaaaatacaaacgacgacgatgacgacgtgGCATTTTATAAATCAACATTACCACTAATTAAGACCTTTAATTTAGAACAAAAAGTGCAATACAGAATGCAAATTATGCAATTAATTCAGGATGTTAGAAATTCATCTGTTCAACGCACACTATCAAATAGTAATACGTAG
- the LOC100645964 gene encoding immunoglobulin domain-containing protein oig-4 isoform X1 yields MPRFTVTLFLLIVLLLNSQEILGRRGRGRGKTRSRVQIGLPITGKYRDPESDQYYNNHDGAKIVLASHFDLEYVLGHKIAFLCVARGNPRPHITWFKDGAEIYTHLYLHVHEWQVGPDKVKSKLEIDPATQMDAGVYECTADNMYSIDRRSFKTDFSIAFD; encoded by the exons ATGCCACGCTTTACGGTGACGTTATTTCTGTTAATCGTACTACTATTAAATAGCCAGGAAATTCTTGGACGAAGAGGACGAGGCAGAGGAAAAACCAGATCGCGAGTCCAAATAGGACTGCCTATCACTGGAAAGTATCGTGATCCAGAAAGTgatcaatattataataatcatGAT GGAGCAAAAATAGTATTGGCATCACACTTTGATTTAGAGTACGTTTTAGGACATAAAATCGCTTTCCTTTGCGTGGCACGTGGAAACCCACGGCCACATATCACATGGTTCAAGGATGGTGCTGAAATCTATACACATCTTTATCTACAT GTACACGAATGGCAAGTTGGACCAGATAAAGTGAAATCGAAACTGGAAATAGATCCTGCAACACAAATGGATGCTGGAGTCTACGAATGTACAGCCGATAATATGTACAGTATCGATCGAAGATCCTTCAAGACTGACTTTTCCATCGCTTTCGATTAA
- the LOC100645351 gene encoding procollagen-lysine,2-oxoglutarate 5-dioxygenase isoform X1: protein MREKNIGCCLFWSLFLTYHVFSETLPSTDKDDVLVFTIASNETDGYKRYLRSVNVYGFHDNLRVLGLGEPWLGGDNIKTSAGGGYKVNLLKKALENYGDDDQKIVIFTDSYDVIYLSDLTEIINKFKSMDARVLFSAEGSCWPDKSLASKYPPATLGKRFLNSGGFVGYASDVYAILTHAPIKNKDDDQLFYTLAYLDEELRERHKIKLDHKSEIFQNLYGAVADVELKFEGGKASLLNTVYNTEPLILHGNGYSKLSLNSLGNYLARAWSPEEGCVMCWEGTIELDRTTSQSYPIILIAIFIERPTPFLSEFLSAIYQQAYPKSKLHLLIHNNVEYHQDVLDNFMKKVEKEYNSSKQISVNDAMSEVDARNLAMDYCLLKECSGYFSIDSVSHLDNEHTLKLLVEQQRDIIAPLLVRPYKMWSNFWGAIMDDGFYARSFDYIEIVKNERRGLWNVPFISNCYLINATLISNKETRPSYSEGDLDTEMAFAYANRERNIFMYVSNRVDFGHLVDPDNYDVTVTHPDFYQILNNKLDWEKTYIHENYSENFNPNKTPVQVCPDVYRFPIVNERFTKELIDIMETFGKWSDGSNHDPRLTGGYENVPTRDIHMNQVKYEPQWLYFLKEYVRPLQELVFAGYYHDPPRALMNFVVRYRPDEQPSLKPHHDSSTYTINIALNRAGVDYEGGGCRFIRYNCSVTDTKPGWMLMHPGRLTHYHEGLRVTSGTRYIMISFVDP, encoded by the exons ATGCGTGAGAAGAATATTGGATGTTGTCTTTTTTGGAGCCTCTTTCTGACCTACCACGTGTTTAGCGAGACTCTACCATCAACAGACAAAGACG ATGTATTGGTGTTCACTATTGCTTCGAACGAAACCGATGGCTACAAAAGATATCTCAGATCGGTCAATGTCTATGGATTTCACGATAATTTGAGAGTACTTGGTTTGGGAGAACCATGGTTAGGTGGTGATAACATAAAAACCAGCGCAGGAGGAGGATACAAAGTAAATCTCTTAAAGAAGGCTCTAGAAAATTATGGGGACGATGACCagaaaattgttatatttacgGACAG TTACGACGTGATATACTTAAGCGACTTGACTGAGATCATTAATAAGTTTAAGAGTATGGACGCTAGAGTTTTGTTTTCTGCAGAAGGCTCTTGTTGGCCAGATAAATCGCTAGCGTCCAAGTATCCACCCGCAACTCTGGGGAAACGCTTTCTAAATTCTGGAGGCTTCGTGGGCTATGCTTCGGACGTTTACGCGATTTTAACACATGCCCCGATAAAAAACAAGGATGACgatcaattattttatacgttGGCGTATCTCGACGAGGAATTAAGGGAACGTCATAAAATTAAGCTGGATCATAAGTCTGAGATATTTCAGAATCTATATGGTGCTGTAG ctGATGTGGAGTTAAAATTTGAGGGTGGCAAGGCTTCGCTTTTGAATACTGTTTATAACACAGAACCATTGATTCTTCATGGAAATGGTTACAGCAAGTTATCGCTGAATTCTTTGGGGAATTATTTGGCTCGTGCATGGAGTCCTGAGGAAGGATGCGTAATGTGCTGGGAAGGAACGATAGAATTGGATAGAACAACATCGCAATCATATCCAATTATATTAATCGCTATATTTATAGAACGGCCGACTCCTTTCTTGTCCGAATTTCTATCGGCGATATATCAGCAAGCATATCCAAAATCGAAGCTACATTTGCTTATACATAACAACGTAGAGTATCACCAAGATGTACttgataattttatgaaaaaggtTGAAAAGGAATATAACAGTAGTAAGCAAATTTCTGTGAATGACGCTATGAGTGAAGTTGATGCAAGAAACTTAGCCAT GGATTATTGCTTGTTAAAGGAATGTTCTGGATATTTCTCAATTGATTCCGTTTCCCATCTGGATAACGAACATACTTTGAAACTTCTAGTAGAACAGCAGCGAGATATCATCGCACCATTACTAGTCAGACCATATAAAATGTGGAGCAATTTCTGGGGAGCTATAATGGACGATGGATTCTATGCTCGAAGTTTTGATTACATAGAGATCGTCAAGAATGAACGCAG aGGACTATGGAACGTGCCGTTTATCAGCAATTGCTACTTAATTAATGCAACTCTAATAAGTAACAAAGAAACTCGTCCATCCTATTCGGAAGGCGATTTAGACACGGAGATGGCTTTCGCTTATGCTAACAGAGAACGAAACATCTTCATGTATGTCAGTAATAGAGTTGACTTTGGGCATCTCGTTGATCCAGATAATTATGACGTTACGGTAACACATCCGGATTTCTATCAAATTCTCAACAACAAATTAGATTGGGAAAAAACATACATACATGAAAATTATTCGGAAAACTTTAATCCGAATAAAACTCCGGTGCag GTTTGCCCAGATGTTTATAGGTTCCCTATAGTAAACGAGAGGTTTACAAAAGAGTTGATAGATATCATGGAAACGTTCGGAAAGTGGTCAGACGGATCGAATCAT GATCCGAGATTAACGGGTGGTTATGAAAATGTACCAACCCGTGATATACATATGAATCAAGTAAAATATGAGCCACAGTGGCTATACTTTTTAAAGGAGTATGTTAGACCTCTTCAGGAACTCGTGTTCGCCGGATATTATCACGAT cCACCTCGTGCACTCATGAATTTCGTCGTAAGATATCGTCCAGATGAACAACCATCATTGAAGCCACATCATGATAGTTCAACTTATACCATCAACATCGCTCTAAATAGGGCGGGGGTGGATTATGAAGGTGGAGGTTGTCGATTTATCCGCTATAACTGCTCTGTTACGGACACAAAACCAGGTTGGATGTTGATGCATCCTGGAAGATTGACTCATTATCACGAAGGACTTCGAGTTACCAGTGGTACAAGATACATTATGATTTCATTTGTCGATCCTTAA
- the LOC100645351 gene encoding procollagen-lysine,2-oxoglutarate 5-dioxygenase isoform X2: MREKNIGCCLFWSLFLTYHVFSETLPSTDKDDVLVFTIASNETDGYKRYLRSVNVYGFHDNLRVLGLGEPWLGGDNIKTSAGGGYKVNLLKKALENYGDDDQKIVIFTDSYDVIYLSDLTEIINKFKSMDARVLFSAEGSCWPDKSLASKYPPATLGKRFLNSGGFVGYASDVYAILTHAPIKNKDDDQLFYTLAYLDEELRERHKIKLDHKSEIFQNLYGAVADVELKFEGGKASLLNTVYNTEPLILHGNGYSKLSLNSLGNYLARAWSPEEGCVMCWEGTIELDRTTSQSYPIILIAIFIERPTPFLSEFLSAIYQQAYPKSKLHLLIHNNVEYHQDVLDNFMKKVEKEYNSSKQISVNDAMSEVDARNLAMDYCLLKECSGYFSIDSVSHLDNEHTLKLLVEQQRDIIAPLLVRPYKMWSNFWGAIMDDGFYARSFDYIEIVKNERRGLWNVPFISNCYLINATLISNKETRPSYSEGDLDTEMAFAYANRERNIFMYVSNRVDFGHLVDPDNYDVTVTHPDFYQILNNKLDWEKTYIHENYSENFNPNKTPVQVCPDVYRFPIVNERFTKELIDIMETFGKWSDGSNHDPRIEGGYEAVPTRDIHMKQIGLHESWLNFLYEYVSPLQEHVFIGYNTNPPRALMNFVVRYRPDEQPSLKPHHDSSTYTINIALNRAGVDYEGGGCRFIRYNCSVTDTKPGWMLMHPGRLTHYHEGLRVTSGTRYIMISFVDP; the protein is encoded by the exons ATGCGTGAGAAGAATATTGGATGTTGTCTTTTTTGGAGCCTCTTTCTGACCTACCACGTGTTTAGCGAGACTCTACCATCAACAGACAAAGACG ATGTATTGGTGTTCACTATTGCTTCGAACGAAACCGATGGCTACAAAAGATATCTCAGATCGGTCAATGTCTATGGATTTCACGATAATTTGAGAGTACTTGGTTTGGGAGAACCATGGTTAGGTGGTGATAACATAAAAACCAGCGCAGGAGGAGGATACAAAGTAAATCTCTTAAAGAAGGCTCTAGAAAATTATGGGGACGATGACCagaaaattgttatatttacgGACAG TTACGACGTGATATACTTAAGCGACTTGACTGAGATCATTAATAAGTTTAAGAGTATGGACGCTAGAGTTTTGTTTTCTGCAGAAGGCTCTTGTTGGCCAGATAAATCGCTAGCGTCCAAGTATCCACCCGCAACTCTGGGGAAACGCTTTCTAAATTCTGGAGGCTTCGTGGGCTATGCTTCGGACGTTTACGCGATTTTAACACATGCCCCGATAAAAAACAAGGATGACgatcaattattttatacgttGGCGTATCTCGACGAGGAATTAAGGGAACGTCATAAAATTAAGCTGGATCATAAGTCTGAGATATTTCAGAATCTATATGGTGCTGTAG ctGATGTGGAGTTAAAATTTGAGGGTGGCAAGGCTTCGCTTTTGAATACTGTTTATAACACAGAACCATTGATTCTTCATGGAAATGGTTACAGCAAGTTATCGCTGAATTCTTTGGGGAATTATTTGGCTCGTGCATGGAGTCCTGAGGAAGGATGCGTAATGTGCTGGGAAGGAACGATAGAATTGGATAGAACAACATCGCAATCATATCCAATTATATTAATCGCTATATTTATAGAACGGCCGACTCCTTTCTTGTCCGAATTTCTATCGGCGATATATCAGCAAGCATATCCAAAATCGAAGCTACATTTGCTTATACATAACAACGTAGAGTATCACCAAGATGTACttgataattttatgaaaaaggtTGAAAAGGAATATAACAGTAGTAAGCAAATTTCTGTGAATGACGCTATGAGTGAAGTTGATGCAAGAAACTTAGCCAT GGATTATTGCTTGTTAAAGGAATGTTCTGGATATTTCTCAATTGATTCCGTTTCCCATCTGGATAACGAACATACTTTGAAACTTCTAGTAGAACAGCAGCGAGATATCATCGCACCATTACTAGTCAGACCATATAAAATGTGGAGCAATTTCTGGGGAGCTATAATGGACGATGGATTCTATGCTCGAAGTTTTGATTACATAGAGATCGTCAAGAATGAACGCAG aGGACTATGGAACGTGCCGTTTATCAGCAATTGCTACTTAATTAATGCAACTCTAATAAGTAACAAAGAAACTCGTCCATCCTATTCGGAAGGCGATTTAGACACGGAGATGGCTTTCGCTTATGCTAACAGAGAACGAAACATCTTCATGTATGTCAGTAATAGAGTTGACTTTGGGCATCTCGTTGATCCAGATAATTATGACGTTACGGTAACACATCCGGATTTCTATCAAATTCTCAACAACAAATTAGATTGGGAAAAAACATACATACATGAAAATTATTCGGAAAACTTTAATCCGAATAAAACTCCGGTGCag GTTTGCCCAGATGTTTATAGGTTCCCTATAGTAAACGAGAGGTTTACAAAAGAGTTGATAGATATCATGGAAACGTTCGGAAAGTGGTCAGACGGATCGAATCAT GACCCACGTATCGAAGGTGGATACGAAGCCGTACCAACACGAGATATTCACATGAAACAAATCGGCCTCCACGAATCTTGGTTAAATTTTCTTTATGAATATGTCAGTCCTTTGCAAGAACATGTTTTTATAGGATATAATACGAAT cCACCTCGTGCACTCATGAATTTCGTCGTAAGATATCGTCCAGATGAACAACCATCATTGAAGCCACATCATGATAGTTCAACTTATACCATCAACATCGCTCTAAATAGGGCGGGGGTGGATTATGAAGGTGGAGGTTGTCGATTTATCCGCTATAACTGCTCTGTTACGGACACAAAACCAGGTTGGATGTTGATGCATCCTGGAAGATTGACTCATTATCACGAAGGACTTCGAGTTACCAGTGGTACAAGATACATTATGATTTCATTTGTCGATCCTTAA
- the LOC100645658 gene encoding 40S ribosomal protein S2 gives MEKSMADTAPAARGGFRGGFGSRGGGDRGGPRGRGRGGRGRGRGRGRGKEDSKEWIPVTKLGRLVRDGRIESLEHIYLFSLPIKEYEIIDKFLGVELKDEVLKIMPVQKQTRAGQRTRFKAFVAIGDYKGHIGLGVKCSKEVATAIRGAIILAKLSVVPVRRGYWGNKIGDPHTVPCKVTGKCGSVQVRLIPAPRGTGIVSAPVPKKLLQMAGIEDCYTSARGSTCTLGNFAKATYAAIAKTYAYLTPDLWHDQALRKAPYQEFADYLSKNHRVVGGQRPAEVA, from the exons ATGGAAAAATC AATGGCGGACACAGCTCCAGCCGCGCGTGGAGGTTTTCGTGGAGGATTTGGTTCTCGCGGAGGGGGTGATCGTGGAGGTCCAAGAGGTAGAGGTCGCGGGGGCAGAGGCCGAGGTCGTGGTCGTGGACGTGGTAAAGAGGATAGCAAGGAATGGATTCCAGTGACAAAACTGGGACGCCTTGTTAGAGATGGAAGAATTGAGTCTTTGGAACATATCTACCTCTTTTCCTTACCTATCAAGGAATATGAGATCATTGACAAGTTCCTTGGAGTCGAATTGAAAGACGAAGTACTGAAAATTATGCCAGTACAGAAACAAACCAGAGCTGGTCAGCGTACTCGTTTCAAG GCTTTCGTAGCAATTGGGGACTACAAGGGCCACATTGGCCTAGGAGTAAAATGTTCCAAGGAAGTGGCCACTGCCATCCGTGGAGCTATCATTCTTGCCAAGCTGTCAGTTGTGCCAGTACGTCGTGGTTATTGGGGAAATAAAATCGGTGATCCTCACACTGTACCCTGTAAAGTTACTGGCAAGTGTGGGTCAGTTCAGGTGCGTTTAATTCCAGCACCAAGAGGCACAGGTATTGTATCAGCGCCTGTGCCCAAGAAATTGTTACAAATGGCTGGTATCGAGGATTGCTATACCTCAGCTAGAGGATCCACCTGTACTCTTGGCAACTTTGCGAAAGCTACCTATGCAGCTATTGCCAAAACCTACGCATACTTAACACCGGATCTGTGGCACGATCAGGCACTAAGGAAAGCTCCTTATCAAGAATTCGCGGACTACTTGTCAAAGAATCATAGAGTTGTAGGTGGACAGAGACCTGCTGAAGTCGCCTAA
- the LOC100645542 gene encoding vacuolar protein sorting-associated protein 37A isoform X2, producing MISRIFRGENENAAVKRKRQIDTLKIFNDNVVELREDVEYQVQFNAGERRMAIMVSLSPEFPLEKPVLRVSPPIKHPWCNEHNEITSAPGLLNFTVHSDLGRVVQAIIREFSKNPPQLLEEISPGSVKSHRDSQGRNSPSYSLQQYPEITLASYNSYYNTQYPQYSSTNANTCIYNYNHTNSGTVYVTENHTKFGSPSQHSAYVATSRSGSLHNTDATRYNSSQHGTYLNSHYVNANYHQQSLPNQAQIKLRQSIAFPELNNLSNEELRWLNEDDDRLDEFLDKHSDLKDINMAIDDAIDWVQKTAEANVAKEPELRELQSDVANKVQTVTALKARYDQLIQRYNKLSEAFTPDHIKECLRKAADESHEESEQIAEDFLNRKIDVERFLSTYIECRKLGQARRTKEEKLAHQLNELKRAGY from the exons ATGATATCGCGAATATTCCGTGGCGAAAATGAGAATGCCGCAGTTAAGAGAAAACGGCAAATCGACACcttgaaaatttttaacgaCAA TGTAGTAGAGTTAAGAGAAGATGTGGAATATCAGGTACAATTCAATGCCGGGGAAAGGAGAATGGCTATTATGGTCTCTTTGTCACCGGAGTTTCCGTTGGAAAAACCAGTACTCAGGGTTTCTCCACCCATAAAACACCCTTGGTGTAACGAACACAACGAAATCACCAGTGCACCAGGATTACTTAAT TTTACAGTGCACAGTGATCTTGGTCGTGTCGTTCAAGCTATCATTAGAGAATTTAGTAAAAATCCTCCACAGTTGTTAGAAGAAATCTCTCCTGGATCTGTCAAATCCCACAGAG ATTCACAAGGAAGAAATTCTCCGTCTTATTCCCTGCAACAGTATCCAGAAATTACACTGGCGTCATACAATTCTTATTATAACACTCAATATCCGCAGTATTCATCTACCAATGCAAATACTTGTATCTATAATTACAATCATACAAATTCGGGTACGGTGTACGTGACGGAGAACCATACAAAATTCGGTTCTCCGTCACAGCATTCAGCATATGTTGCGACTTCGCGAAGTGGTTCGCTTCACAATACAGATGCAACTAGGTACAATTCAAGTCAACATGGAACGTATTTGAATTCGCATTACGTAAACGCGAATTACCATCAGCAATCGTTGCCGAATCAAGCGCAAATTAAGCTGCGGCAGAGCATAGCGTTTCCAGAATTGAATAACTTGAGTAACGAGGAATTGAGATGGTTAAACGAGGATGATGATAGATTAGATGAATTCCTGGATAAACATTCCGACTTAAAAGACATTAACATGGCTATCGACGATGCAATAGATTGGGTCCAAAAAACTGCCG AAGCCAATGTAGCCAAAGAACCCGAGCTTAGAGAATTGCAGTCTGATGTAGCAAATAAAGTACAGACTGTCACTGCACTAAAGGCTAGATATGATCAGCTTATACAACGATACAACAAGTTGTCCGAAGCATTTACTCCAGATCACATAAAAGAGTGTTTAAGGAAAGCTGCAGATGAGAGTCACGAAGAAAGTGAACAAATCGCCGAAGACTTCCTTAATAGGAAAATTGATGTCGAACGTTTCCTCAGCACTTATATCGAGTGTAGGAAGCTGGGTCAAGCGAGAAGAACTAAAGAGGAAAAATTAGCACACCAGCTGAACGAATTGAAACGAGCGGgttattaa